The following coding sequences lie in one Musa acuminata AAA Group cultivar baxijiao chromosome BXJ3-1, Cavendish_Baxijiao_AAA, whole genome shotgun sequence genomic window:
- the LOC135629370 gene encoding uncharacterized protein LOC135629370 isoform X2: protein MEDARSRSDGSSEQSADADVLGDRSRRGAPFADRLGDYAEIFADHAGSISIPFLDLPPALDGFDAAAPVRTRGAGFDYSDVFGGVDSGESAALHDELFAAPKLEETCSSKGRTTEEATCSQHMTREPKVTPEQSHGGRMTCQEGDRSSPNSTPSDICSTQFNVSYNKSSQGSKEGAMSGKTHITQLHAIPAFSFVVDTDTPFQTIGGDGPRNMLNEGVDNRKDQNKVLSASSGNISKSSENYLRADQKNTNRYPVSDNGHANASHHSHSFSHSISNGNVPPSDTVFFTASEFSLQTQPLRVPPPSRPSPRLYDKQELSKPRLSSSSKFGLDEVSFLKSIPKEKDFHVRQEVAKDNSPSFTDVQVDISSAAAASVAAVKEAMELAQAKLKRAKQLMERKHGILRNSRKLGHLESMKYKEQKLCQASPRREDFDEMLVASERRQEVTSTAKLTPCDEKKEKVKFTEEEGKASQVNDLKSSELLSGSAGKYNELVSSENHILIEEVSERKDFMRKTKIITMIGEIKQNESTNDTLACQTESNRNLQKDKAAPVVCVHEDNSNLEAHVSHTEEVEKPGEVHKLHIQEEVTKAPCAGEETLSSARSEKKMEPSYYCNLHYTHVDKEENSKLKSALGKSAAAKPQVQNYSKEIDITNIAPVPGKGEDKFNMASVTVVQEEMDIEVPYVSCVSKGEGRVAASKCTDSEKTRREEKQCDAENVNRSEGMMVVHEQERREELNMKQQTCLSAENEIRFKEDKEADELEEVLKKWKTSGRATTLEDQEKLIKATKAAFWLNYDGNNPKETQLELQQRDKKKDATPEPYNLENFEGQNKYERGFQVCGNEGIIEIQVEPHFMDKIFSINTIPIICNRPLHMALNAQPSNLSENEVNLSYSSLIATDRLPVASQKIILDTKKTEQKEKELMEKKGVQIKKPSRNLKEKEKERIQEQEEEKTRLLQEAIEREEKLVEEERTRLWEETKDRVTKLEEEKKQGRLLEEANERERKLKEEKERARLSEEAKEIEWQMEEEELAKLLEKGKDSIMKEEEEQAKLFKEAIMREMKVEMARVRSLEEAKERDRKEEEERAQLLEEAKKRERKLEEEERARLLEEANEWERGREKDRLAEERAIHEAHERAFTEARERAERMAVERITSEARQRALKEAQEKAKKTSCDALDKSLTEKASRDARLRAERAAVERATAEARERAIERALAVKVAADAREHAERYNATSRDTTRKENVTEECSNTRDKDGPLDAQFQSTSSLNSYQANSDSNYQQSSESALRCKARLERHQRIAERAAKALAEKNMRDVLAQREQAEKNRLAEYLDGDIKRWSNGKEGNLRALLSTLQYILGPESGWQPIQLTDVITSSAVKKAYRRATLCVHPDKLQQRGASIQQKYICEKVFDLLKEAWNRFNSEER from the exons ATGGAGGACGCTCGGAGCCGAAGCGACGGCAGCTCTGAGCAGTCCGCCGACGCCGACGTCCTCGGCGATCGGTCCAGGCGTGGTGCCCCATTCGCTGATCGCCTGGGCGACTACGCCGAGATCTTTGCCGACCACGCTGGTTCGATCTCCATTCCGTTTCTCGATCTACCGCCGGCTCTGGACGGCTTCGATGCTGCTGCCCCTGTCCGGACCCGGGGCGCCGGCTTCGACTACTCCGATGTGTTCGGGGGTGTAGACTCTGGAGAGTCCGCCGCTCTGCACGATGAGCTCTTTGCGGCGCCTAAGCTGGAGGAGACTTGTTCTTCGAAAGGGAG GACTACAGAGGAAGCAACATGCAGCCAGCACATGACGAGAGAACCGAAAGTCACCCCAGAACAGTCACATGGGGGTCGTATGACTTGTCAAGAAGGTGATAGGTCCTCACCAAACTCCACTCCTTCAGATATTTGTTCCACACAATTCAATGTGTCATATAACAAGAGTAGCCAAGGAAGTAAAGAGGGTGCAATGAGTGGAAAAACACATATAACTCAACTTCATGCCATTCCTGCATTTAGCTTTGTTGTTGACACAGACACCCCCTTCCAGACTATTGGAGGTGACGGCCCTCGAAACATGTTAAATGAAGGAGTAGATAACAGGAAAGACCAAAATAAAGTTTTAAGTGCCTCTTCTGGCAATATTTCAAAGAGTTCAGAAAATTACTTGAGAGCAGATCAGAAGAATACCAATAGATATCCTGTTTCTGATAATGGGCATGCAAATGCAAGTCATCATTCACACTCTTTTAGTCATTCCATATCAAATGGGAATGTACCACCCTCTGATACTGTGTTTTTTACTGCATCTGAATTCAGTCTTCAGACACAACCATTGAGAGTGCCACCACCATCAAGGCCATCTCCTAGGTTATATGATAAGCAAGAACTCTCCAAACCAAGGTTGTCGTCAAGTTCAAAATTTGGCCTGGATGAAGTAAGCTTCCTAAAATCAATTCCTAAAGAAAAAGACTTCCATGTGCGTCAAGAGGTTGCCAAGGACAACTCTCCTAGCTTCACTGATGTGCAGGTCGATATTAGTTCAGCTGCTGCAGCTTCTGTTGCTGCTGTAAAAGAAGCAATGGAACTTGCTCAAGCTAAACTAAAAAGGGCAAAACAGTTGATGGAAAGAAAACATGGTATCCTTCGGAACAGCAGGAAGCTAGGTCACCTTGAAAGCATGAAATATAAAGAACAAAAACTGTGTCAAGCGTCACCGAGGCGTGAAGATTTTGATGAAATGCTAGTTGCTTCAGAGAGAAGACAGGAAGTTACAAGTACTGCCAAACTGACTCCATGTGAtgaaaagaaggaaaaagttAAATTTACCGAAGAGGAAGGAAAGGCAAGTCAAGTAAATGACTTGAAATCATCTGAATTGCTCAGTGGATCAGCAGGCAAATACAATGAGCTGGTGAGCAGTGAGAATCACATACTGATTGAAGAGGTATCTGAGAGGAAAGATTTTATGAGGAAAACAAAAATAATTACAATGATCGGTGAGATCAAACAAAATGAGAGCACAAATGATACACTGGCTTGTCAAACTGAAAGCAACAGGAACTTGCAGAAAGATAAGGCAGCACCTGTGGTTTGTGTACATGAAGACAATTCTAACTTAGAAGCTCATGTGTCTCATACGGAGGAAGTTGAGAAGCCAGGAGAGGTTCACAAACTCCACATACAAGAAGAGGTAACAAAAGCACCATGTGCAGGTGAAGAGACTCTTTCATCTGCAAGGAGTGAAAAGAAAATGGAACCTTCATATTACTGTAATCTTCACTATACTCATGTTGACAAAGAAGAAAACAGCAAACTGAAATCTGCTTTAGGGAAGTCAGCAGCTGCTAAACCTCAAGTTCAAAACTATTCAAAGGAAATTGACATCACTAACATAGCTCCTGTACCTGGTAAGGGTGAAGATAAGTTTAACATGGCCAGTGTCACTGTTGTGCAAGAAGAAATGGATATTGAAGTGCCTTATGTATCATGTGTATCAAAAGGGGAGGGAAGAGTAGCAGCTTCTAAGTGCACAGATTCTGAAAAGACAAGGAGAGaagaaaagcaatgtgatgccgaGAATGTAAATCGATCTGAAGGAATGATGGTAGTGCATGAGCAGGAAAGACGAGAGGAACTAAATATGAAACAGCAGACATGCTTATCTGCAGAAAATGAAATAAGATTTAAAGAAGATAAAGAAGCTGATGAACTTGAAGAGGTTCTGAAGAAATGGAAAACATCAGGAAGAGCAACAACACTTGAAGACCAAGAGAAGCTGATCAAAGCAACAAAAGCTGCCTTCTGGCTAAATTATGATGGAAATAATCCAAAAGAAACTCAGCTTGAACTGCAGCAAAGGGACAAGAAAAAAGATGCAACCCCAGAGCCATACAACCTGGAAAACTTTGAGGGACAGAATAAATATGAAAGAGGTTTTCAAGTTTGTGGAAATGAAGGTATTATAGAAATTCAAGTTGAGCCTCATTTTATGGATAAAATATTCTCCATAAATACAATTCCAATTATCTGCAACAGGCCTCTTCACATGGCTTTGAATGCCCAGCCATCTAATTTATCGGAAAATGAAGTTAACTTATCATATTCATCTCTAATTGCAACTGATAGACTTCCTGTGGCTTCTCAAAAGATTATTTTGGATACTAAGAAAAccgaacaaaaagaaaaagaattaatgGAGAAAAAAGGAGTACAGATAAAGAAACCATCaagaaatttaaaagaaaaagagaaggaaagaattcaAGAACAAGAGGAAGAGAAAACAAGGTTATTGCAAGAAGCAATTGAGAGAGAAGAAAAATTAGTAGAGGAAGAGAGAACAAGATTATGGGAAGAAACAAAAGACAGGGTAACAAAattggaagaagagaaaaagcaAGGAAGGCTACTAGAAGAAGCCAATGAGAGGGAAAGAAaattgaaagaagaaaaagaacgagCAAGGTTATCAGAAGAAGCAAAAGAGATTGAATGGCAAATGGAAGAAGAGGAGCTAGCAAAGTTGttagaaaaaggaaaagatagtataatgaaagaagaagaggagcaagcAAAGTTGTTCAAAGAAGCAATAATGAGGGAAATGAAAGTAGAAATGGCACGAGTAAGGTCATTAGAGGAAGCAAAGGAGAGAgataggaaagaagaagaggaacgaGCACAGTTATTAGAAGAAGCAAAAAAGAGGGAAAGGAAAttagaagaagaggagagggcAAGGTTATTAGAAGAAGCAAACGAGTgggagagaggaagagaaaagGACCGACTTGCCGAGGAAAGAGCAATCCATGAAGCACATGAAAGGGCATTTACTGAAGCCAGAGAAAGGGCAGAAAGGATGGCTGTAGAGAGGATTACTTCTGAGGCTCGGCAAAGAGCACTAAAGGAAGCCCAAGAAAAGGCAAAGAAGACCTCTTGTGATGCTCTGGACAAATCATTAACTGAGAAGGCTTCTAGAGATGCTAGGTTAAGGGCTGAGCGTGCTGCAGTTGAACGGGCCACTGCAGAAGCTCGTGAGCGTGCTATAGAAAGAGCACTTGCTGTAAAAGTTGCTGCAGATGCCAGAGAGCATGCTGAGAGATACAATGCTACTTCTAGAGACACAACAAGGAAAGAAAATGTGACGGAAGAGTGTTCAAATACCAGAGATAAG GATGGCCCACTTGATGCACAATTTCAAAGTACTAGTTCTTTGAACAGTTACCAAGCAAATTCAGATTCTAATTATCAACAGAGTA GTGAATCAGCTTTAAGGTGTAAAGCTAGACTAGAGAGGCATCAGAGAATAGCTGAACGTGCT GCCAAAGCTCTTGCAGAAAAGAACATGCGGGATGTTCTTGCACAAAGAGAGCAAGCTGAGAAAAAT AGGTTGGCAGAGTACCTGGATGGTGACATTAAGAGATGGTCGAATGGAAAAGAAGGAAATTTGCGTGCACTGCTATCAACACTGCAATAT ATCCTTGGCCCTGAGAGTGGTTGGCAGCCTATACAACTGACAGATGTTATCACATCTTCTGCAGTAAAGAAAGCTTACAGGAGGGCTACTCTCTGTGTTCATCCAGATAAGTTACAGCAAAGAGGGGCCAGCATTCAACAGAAGTACATTTGTGAGAAAGTTTTCGATCTCCTTAAG GAAGCTTGGAACAGATTCAACTCAGAAGAAAGATAG
- the LOC135629370 gene encoding uncharacterized protein LOC135629370 isoform X3, whose amino-acid sequence MEDARSRSDGSSEQSADADVLGDRSRRGAPFADRLGDYAEIFADHAGSISIPFLDLPPALDGFDAAAPVRTRGAGFDYSDVFGGVDSGESAALHDELFAAPKLEETCSSKGRTTEEATCSQHMTREPKVTPEQSHGGRMTCQEGDRSSPNSTPSDICSTQFNVSYNKSSQGSKEGAMSGKTHITQLHAIPAFSFVVDTDTPFQTIGGDGPRNMLNEGVDNRKDQNKVLSASSGNISKSSENYLRADQKNTNRYPVSDNGHANASHHSHSFSHSISNGNVPPSDTVFFTASEFSLQTQPLRVPPPSRPSPRLYDKQELSKPRLSSSSKFGLDEVSFLKSIPKEKDFHVRQEVAKDNSPSFTDVQVDISSAAAASVAAVKEAMELAQAKLKRAKQLMERKHGILRNSRKLGHLESMKYKEQKLCQASPRREDFDEMLVASERRQEVTSTAKLTPCDEKKEKVKFTEEEGKASQVNDLKSSELLSGSAGKYNELVSSENHILIEEVSERKDFMRKTKIITMIGEIKQNESTNDTLACQTESNRNLQKDKAAPVVCVHEDNSNLEAHVSHTEEVEKPGEVHKLHIQEEVTKAPCAGEETLSSARSEKKMEPSYYCNLHYTHVDKEENSKLKSALGKSAAAKPQVQNYSKEIDITNIAPVPGKGEDKFNMASVTVVQEEMDIEVPYVSCVSKGEGRVAASKCTDSEKTRREEKQCDAENVNRSEGMMVVHEQERREELNMKQQTCLSAENEIRFKEDKEADELEEVLKKWKTSGRATTLEDQEKLIKATKAAFWLNYDGNNPKETQLELQQRDKKKDATPEPYNLENFEGQNKYERGFQVCGNEGIIEIQVEPHFMDKIFSINTIPIICNRPLHMALNAQPSNLSENEVNLSYSSLIATDRLPVASQKIILDTKKTEQKEKELMEKKGVQIKKPSRNLKEKEKERIQEQEEEKTRLLQEAIEREEKLVEEERTRLWEETKDRVTKLEEEKKQGRLLEEANERERKLKEEKERARLSEEAKEIEWQMEEEELAKLLEKGKDSIMKEEEEQAKLFKEAIMREMKVEMARVRSLEEAKERDRKEEEERAQLLEEAKKRERKLEEEERARLLEEANEWERGREKDRLAEERAIHEAHERAFTEARERAERMAVERITSEARQRALKEAQEKAKKTSCDALDKSLTEKASRDARLRAERAAVERATAEARERAIERALAVKVAADAREHAERYNATSRDTTRKENVTEECSNTRDKDGPLDAQFQSTSSLNSYQANSDSNYQQSESALRCKARLERHQRIAERAAKALAEKNMRDVLAQREQAEKNRLAEYLDGDIKRWSNGKEGNLRALLSTLQYILGPESGWQPIQLTDVITSSAVKKAYRRATLCVHPDKLQQRGASIQQKYICEKVFDLLKEAWNRFNSEER is encoded by the exons ATGGAGGACGCTCGGAGCCGAAGCGACGGCAGCTCTGAGCAGTCCGCCGACGCCGACGTCCTCGGCGATCGGTCCAGGCGTGGTGCCCCATTCGCTGATCGCCTGGGCGACTACGCCGAGATCTTTGCCGACCACGCTGGTTCGATCTCCATTCCGTTTCTCGATCTACCGCCGGCTCTGGACGGCTTCGATGCTGCTGCCCCTGTCCGGACCCGGGGCGCCGGCTTCGACTACTCCGATGTGTTCGGGGGTGTAGACTCTGGAGAGTCCGCCGCTCTGCACGATGAGCTCTTTGCGGCGCCTAAGCTGGAGGAGACTTGTTCTTCGAAAGGGAG GACTACAGAGGAAGCAACATGCAGCCAGCACATGACGAGAGAACCGAAAGTCACCCCAGAACAGTCACATGGGGGTCGTATGACTTGTCAAGAAGGTGATAGGTCCTCACCAAACTCCACTCCTTCAGATATTTGTTCCACACAATTCAATGTGTCATATAACAAGAGTAGCCAAGGAAGTAAAGAGGGTGCAATGAGTGGAAAAACACATATAACTCAACTTCATGCCATTCCTGCATTTAGCTTTGTTGTTGACACAGACACCCCCTTCCAGACTATTGGAGGTGACGGCCCTCGAAACATGTTAAATGAAGGAGTAGATAACAGGAAAGACCAAAATAAAGTTTTAAGTGCCTCTTCTGGCAATATTTCAAAGAGTTCAGAAAATTACTTGAGAGCAGATCAGAAGAATACCAATAGATATCCTGTTTCTGATAATGGGCATGCAAATGCAAGTCATCATTCACACTCTTTTAGTCATTCCATATCAAATGGGAATGTACCACCCTCTGATACTGTGTTTTTTACTGCATCTGAATTCAGTCTTCAGACACAACCATTGAGAGTGCCACCACCATCAAGGCCATCTCCTAGGTTATATGATAAGCAAGAACTCTCCAAACCAAGGTTGTCGTCAAGTTCAAAATTTGGCCTGGATGAAGTAAGCTTCCTAAAATCAATTCCTAAAGAAAAAGACTTCCATGTGCGTCAAGAGGTTGCCAAGGACAACTCTCCTAGCTTCACTGATGTGCAGGTCGATATTAGTTCAGCTGCTGCAGCTTCTGTTGCTGCTGTAAAAGAAGCAATGGAACTTGCTCAAGCTAAACTAAAAAGGGCAAAACAGTTGATGGAAAGAAAACATGGTATCCTTCGGAACAGCAGGAAGCTAGGTCACCTTGAAAGCATGAAATATAAAGAACAAAAACTGTGTCAAGCGTCACCGAGGCGTGAAGATTTTGATGAAATGCTAGTTGCTTCAGAGAGAAGACAGGAAGTTACAAGTACTGCCAAACTGACTCCATGTGAtgaaaagaaggaaaaagttAAATTTACCGAAGAGGAAGGAAAGGCAAGTCAAGTAAATGACTTGAAATCATCTGAATTGCTCAGTGGATCAGCAGGCAAATACAATGAGCTGGTGAGCAGTGAGAATCACATACTGATTGAAGAGGTATCTGAGAGGAAAGATTTTATGAGGAAAACAAAAATAATTACAATGATCGGTGAGATCAAACAAAATGAGAGCACAAATGATACACTGGCTTGTCAAACTGAAAGCAACAGGAACTTGCAGAAAGATAAGGCAGCACCTGTGGTTTGTGTACATGAAGACAATTCTAACTTAGAAGCTCATGTGTCTCATACGGAGGAAGTTGAGAAGCCAGGAGAGGTTCACAAACTCCACATACAAGAAGAGGTAACAAAAGCACCATGTGCAGGTGAAGAGACTCTTTCATCTGCAAGGAGTGAAAAGAAAATGGAACCTTCATATTACTGTAATCTTCACTATACTCATGTTGACAAAGAAGAAAACAGCAAACTGAAATCTGCTTTAGGGAAGTCAGCAGCTGCTAAACCTCAAGTTCAAAACTATTCAAAGGAAATTGACATCACTAACATAGCTCCTGTACCTGGTAAGGGTGAAGATAAGTTTAACATGGCCAGTGTCACTGTTGTGCAAGAAGAAATGGATATTGAAGTGCCTTATGTATCATGTGTATCAAAAGGGGAGGGAAGAGTAGCAGCTTCTAAGTGCACAGATTCTGAAAAGACAAGGAGAGaagaaaagcaatgtgatgccgaGAATGTAAATCGATCTGAAGGAATGATGGTAGTGCATGAGCAGGAAAGACGAGAGGAACTAAATATGAAACAGCAGACATGCTTATCTGCAGAAAATGAAATAAGATTTAAAGAAGATAAAGAAGCTGATGAACTTGAAGAGGTTCTGAAGAAATGGAAAACATCAGGAAGAGCAACAACACTTGAAGACCAAGAGAAGCTGATCAAAGCAACAAAAGCTGCCTTCTGGCTAAATTATGATGGAAATAATCCAAAAGAAACTCAGCTTGAACTGCAGCAAAGGGACAAGAAAAAAGATGCAACCCCAGAGCCATACAACCTGGAAAACTTTGAGGGACAGAATAAATATGAAAGAGGTTTTCAAGTTTGTGGAAATGAAGGTATTATAGAAATTCAAGTTGAGCCTCATTTTATGGATAAAATATTCTCCATAAATACAATTCCAATTATCTGCAACAGGCCTCTTCACATGGCTTTGAATGCCCAGCCATCTAATTTATCGGAAAATGAAGTTAACTTATCATATTCATCTCTAATTGCAACTGATAGACTTCCTGTGGCTTCTCAAAAGATTATTTTGGATACTAAGAAAAccgaacaaaaagaaaaagaattaatgGAGAAAAAAGGAGTACAGATAAAGAAACCATCaagaaatttaaaagaaaaagagaaggaaagaattcaAGAACAAGAGGAAGAGAAAACAAGGTTATTGCAAGAAGCAATTGAGAGAGAAGAAAAATTAGTAGAGGAAGAGAGAACAAGATTATGGGAAGAAACAAAAGACAGGGTAACAAAattggaagaagagaaaaagcaAGGAAGGCTACTAGAAGAAGCCAATGAGAGGGAAAGAAaattgaaagaagaaaaagaacgagCAAGGTTATCAGAAGAAGCAAAAGAGATTGAATGGCAAATGGAAGAAGAGGAGCTAGCAAAGTTGttagaaaaaggaaaagatagtataatgaaagaagaagaggagcaagcAAAGTTGTTCAAAGAAGCAATAATGAGGGAAATGAAAGTAGAAATGGCACGAGTAAGGTCATTAGAGGAAGCAAAGGAGAGAgataggaaagaagaagaggaacgaGCACAGTTATTAGAAGAAGCAAAAAAGAGGGAAAGGAAAttagaagaagaggagagggcAAGGTTATTAGAAGAAGCAAACGAGTgggagagaggaagagaaaagGACCGACTTGCCGAGGAAAGAGCAATCCATGAAGCACATGAAAGGGCATTTACTGAAGCCAGAGAAAGGGCAGAAAGGATGGCTGTAGAGAGGATTACTTCTGAGGCTCGGCAAAGAGCACTAAAGGAAGCCCAAGAAAAGGCAAAGAAGACCTCTTGTGATGCTCTGGACAAATCATTAACTGAGAAGGCTTCTAGAGATGCTAGGTTAAGGGCTGAGCGTGCTGCAGTTGAACGGGCCACTGCAGAAGCTCGTGAGCGTGCTATAGAAAGAGCACTTGCTGTAAAAGTTGCTGCAGATGCCAGAGAGCATGCTGAGAGATACAATGCTACTTCTAGAGACACAACAAGGAAAGAAAATGTGACGGAAGAGTGTTCAAATACCAGAGATAAG GATGGCCCACTTGATGCACAATTTCAAAGTACTAGTTCTTTGAACAGTTACCAAGCAAATTCAGATTCTAATTATCAACAGA GTGAATCAGCTTTAAGGTGTAAAGCTAGACTAGAGAGGCATCAGAGAATAGCTGAACGTGCT GCCAAAGCTCTTGCAGAAAAGAACATGCGGGATGTTCTTGCACAAAGAGAGCAAGCTGAGAAAAAT AGGTTGGCAGAGTACCTGGATGGTGACATTAAGAGATGGTCGAATGGAAAAGAAGGAAATTTGCGTGCACTGCTATCAACACTGCAATAT ATCCTTGGCCCTGAGAGTGGTTGGCAGCCTATACAACTGACAGATGTTATCACATCTTCTGCAGTAAAGAAAGCTTACAGGAGGGCTACTCTCTGTGTTCATCCAGATAAGTTACAGCAAAGAGGGGCCAGCATTCAACAGAAGTACATTTGTGAGAAAGTTTTCGATCTCCTTAAG GAAGCTTGGAACAGATTCAACTCAGAAGAAAGATAG